A genome region from Dehalococcoidia bacterium includes the following:
- a CDS encoding DUF5667 domain-containing protein: MGKFEDHLNECLTALLNGERTVEECLALYPEEARRLEPLLRTGLSLKGALQVEPRAAFAEAARGRLLEMSGQSLSDALNAGPRPSFARAARQRFLAAAQKMFEARQRWRFPLPAPSLRALSVTVSAVVIVFFSLGTFLVATSGDALPGDWRYPVKRASENVRMTFTFDGDARRDLRLSLASERLSEIEELAKRGRSIDAGLLKDLRGQTASALGSLNASQIQPEKAKEIVELAKKQKEVLASVQPLVAPEDQELLKAAEETSDAAYVKAAQAMALALFEEKSGAAAKEVQEKKEESPVESKLKEAQEGTDMPIAPVPAEGGSTAEAPSETLSPEPPEAAASPPLAVIEHGVDEGGVTWTWDRVVIGRFSVKVPGEGSGWHFVGFDFSGDNTAPAPNMLRLANADNTAVVVINPRSGDTFWYQYKDGLFDEFIVRVAVSGDVWQASPEALSAFHATNGLIVMEIVNSIEIEPPPTATPAPAATSTPEGTATVAAEGSTTASPRPSP, translated from the coding sequence TTGGGCAAGTTCGAAGACCATCTGAACGAGTGCTTGACGGCGCTGCTGAACGGGGAGCGCACGGTCGAGGAGTGTCTTGCGCTCTACCCGGAGGAGGCGCGGCGCCTGGAGCCACTGCTTAGGACGGGCCTTTCCTTGAAGGGGGCGCTGCAGGTCGAGCCACGCGCGGCATTCGCCGAAGCGGCAAGAGGGCGGCTCCTGGAGATGAGCGGTCAAAGCCTCAGCGACGCCTTGAACGCCGGCCCCCGGCCCTCGTTCGCAAGGGCGGCGCGGCAGCGCTTCCTCGCGGCGGCGCAAAAGATGTTCGAGGCGCGGCAGCGCTGGCGGTTCCCTCTGCCCGCACCGTCGTTGCGCGCGCTGAGCGTCACCGTGTCCGCAGTTGTCATCGTCTTCTTCAGCCTCGGGACGTTCCTTGTCGCCACCTCCGGCGACGCGCTGCCGGGCGACTGGCGCTACCCGGTCAAGAGAGCGTCCGAGAACGTGCGAATGACCTTCACCTTCGATGGCGACGCCCGCCGCGACCTACGGCTTAGCCTGGCTTCCGAACGACTTTCGGAGATAGAGGAACTCGCGAAGAGGGGCCGCAGCATTGACGCGGGCCTCCTGAAAGACCTGCGAGGACAGACGGCATCCGCTCTCGGCAGTCTGAATGCCTCCCAGATCCAGCCGGAGAAGGCGAAGGAAATCGTCGAGCTGGCGAAGAAACAAAAAGAAGTGCTGGCCAGCGTTCAGCCACTGGTGGCGCCGGAAGACCAGGAGTTGCTGAAGGCGGCAGAGGAGACCTCCGATGCGGCCTACGTGAAAGCGGCGCAAGCGATGGCGCTCGCCCTATTCGAGGAGAAGAGCGGCGCGGCGGCCAAAGAGGTGCAAGAAAAGAAGGAGGAGTCTCCTGTCGAGTCGAAGTTGAAGGAGGCGCAGGAAGGCACGGACATGCCTATCGCGCCTGTGCCGGCGGAGGGCGGGAGCACGGCCGAGGCGCCGTCAGAGACGCTTTCGCCGGAGCCGCCGGAGGCCGCTGCATCGCCGCCGCTGGCCGTGATCGAGCACGGCGTGGACGAGGGCGGCGTCACGTGGACGTGGGACCGCGTGGTCATAGGGAGGTTCTCTGTTAAGGTGCCCGGCGAGGGAAGCGGCTGGCACTTCGTCGGTTTCGATTTCTCCGGCGACAACACCGCTCCCGCTCCCAACATGCTCCGGCTCGCGAACGCGGACAACACGGCGGTCGTCGTCATCAACCCTCGCAGCGGCGACACCTTCTGGTACCAGTACAAGGACGGCCTGTTCGACGAATTCATCGTGCGGGTAGCGGTCAGCGGCGATGTATGGCAGGCGAGTCCCGAGGCGCTCTCTGCCTTCCACGCCACGAACGGCCTCATCGTAATGGAAATCGTCAACTCGATAGAGATCGAGCCTCCGCCCACGGCGACGCCCGCGCCGGCCGCCACTTCGACGCCGGAAGGGACGGCCACGGTCGCCGCCGAGGGCTCGACCACAGCGAGCCCACGTCCCTCGCCATAA
- a CDS encoding HAMP domain-containing sensor histidine kinase has translation MLRSLRLRLALSFIFIVALAVGIAAVIAERTATREFDSYRSSVDAAYVETLVENLGDYYAAQGSWEGVESVISSVPSPGGRVQLLDAQGAAVADSSPGRGPGGPGGETGPGDGQTPGDGQGDGQGPGRGQGSTSGGETAPGDAPMGPGGQTEQRQQGAPEGAGDGDWYGGSEDTAYVAPAMGAELEASAQGQGRETESIPVLLDGERVGTLVVYSGGGTFLEQGVSDFLDRIRLALLAGGLSALAIAALLAVALVNGFTRPLRRLAVAARRIAAGDFGHRVDLTSPSEAADLALSFNQMAAALESDRETRRRLLADIAHELRSPLAVIQGTAQGFIDGVIPADQEHAAVIRDEAALLSKLITDLRDIALAESGELRLERAPTDLAELARQAVTRALPQAQQAGVTLDLEAQPLPAALVDRERTLQIVGNLLDNALKHTPKGGRVTVRAGASGGSVTLSVEDTGPGIAAEHLPRIFDRFYRVDAARARGSGSGLGLAIVKKLAEAQGGTVSAASEPGRGSAFTIAFPALSGL, from the coding sequence ATGCTTCGTAGCCTGCGACTCCGTCTTGCCCTTTCCTTTATCTTCATTGTCGCCCTCGCCGTGGGTATCGCAGCCGTCATCGCCGAACGAACGGCCACGCGCGAGTTCGATTCGTATCGCTCCAGCGTCGACGCCGCCTACGTGGAAACGCTCGTGGAGAACCTGGGCGATTACTACGCGGCCCAGGGGAGCTGGGAGGGCGTCGAGTCCGTCATATCGTCGGTGCCCAGCCCGGGGGGCCGCGTCCAGCTCCTCGACGCCCAAGGCGCCGCCGTCGCCGATTCTTCGCCCGGCAGGGGTCCCGGCGGCCCCGGCGGCGAGACCGGTCCCGGTGATGGCCAGACGCCCGGCGACGGGCAGGGCGACGGGCAGGGCCCCGGCCGCGGACAAGGCTCGACGTCGGGAGGCGAGACTGCCCCCGGCGACGCGCCCATGGGCCCGGGCGGCCAGACGGAACAGCGGCAGCAGGGCGCGCCGGAAGGCGCCGGCGATGGTGACTGGTACGGGGGAAGCGAAGACACGGCCTACGTCGCGCCGGCGATGGGCGCGGAGTTGGAAGCAAGCGCGCAGGGACAGGGCCGCGAGACCGAGAGCATCCCTGTCCTGCTGGACGGCGAGCGCGTGGGTACGCTGGTGGTCTACTCCGGCGGCGGCACATTCCTCGAACAGGGTGTCAGCGATTTCCTCGATAGGATAAGGCTTGCCCTTCTCGCGGGCGGGCTCTCCGCTCTCGCCATCGCCGCGCTGCTGGCCGTAGCGCTCGTCAACGGGTTCACGCGGCCGCTCCGCCGCCTGGCGGTCGCCGCCCGCAGGATCGCCGCCGGGGACTTCGGGCACCGCGTCGACCTGACGTCGCCCTCTGAGGCCGCCGACCTCGCCCTGTCGTTCAACCAGATGGCGGCCGCCCTTGAAAGCGACCGCGAGACGCGGCGCCGCCTCCTCGCCGACATCGCCCACGAGCTGCGCTCCCCGCTTGCCGTCATCCAGGGCACGGCGCAGGGCTTTATCGACGGCGTCATCCCCGCCGACCAGGAGCACGCGGCCGTCATCCGCGACGAGGCCGCCCTGCTTAGCAAGCTCATCACCGACCTCCGCGACATCGCCCTCGCCGAATCGGGCGAGCTGCGGCTGGAGCGCGCCCCCACCGACCTCGCCGAGCTGGCGCGACAGGCGGTCACGCGGGCGCTGCCGCAGGCGCAGCAGGCGGGGGTCACGCTCGATCTGGAGGCCCAGCCGCTCCCGGCGGCGCTGGTCGACCGCGAGCGCACGCTCCAGATCGTCGGCAACTTGCTTGACAACGCCCTCAAGCACACGCCGAAGGGCGGCCGCGTGACGGTGCGGGCCGGCGCGTCCGGCGGGAGTGTCACGCTGAGCGTCGAGGACACGGGGCCCGGCATCGCCGCCGAGCACCTGCCGCGCATCTTCGACCGCTTCTACCGGGTCGACGCGGCGCGGGCACGCGGAAGCGGCAGCGGGCTGGGGCTGGCGATAGTCAAGAAGCTTGCGGAGGCGCAGGGGGGAACGGTGTCGGCGGCGAGCGAGCCGGGCCGCGGCTCAGCCTTCACCATCGCCTTCCCCGCCCTCAGCGGTCTCTGA
- a CDS encoding response regulator transcription factor, producing MKEKILVVDDDKHMVEIVRAYLEKDGYRVAAAFDGRSALEAARREKPSLLILDLMLPEISGWDVMRSLRQSSDVPVIMLTARDDPVDKVVGLELGADDYVVKPFEPKELLARVRAILRRARPAEPRAPLTLGPLFIDPSRHEVRLGERRVHLTPTEFAILHTMARHPGVVYTRLQLLEAVQGDSYEGYERAIDSHIKNLRQKLEPDPRRPKYVVTVHGVGYRLEAGDAS from the coding sequence ATGAAAGAGAAGATACTGGTTGTCGACGACGACAAGCACATGGTCGAGATCGTCCGCGCCTACCTGGAGAAGGACGGCTATCGCGTGGCCGCGGCGTTCGACGGCCGCAGCGCCCTCGAAGCGGCGAGGCGCGAGAAGCCGTCGCTCCTCATCCTCGACCTCATGCTGCCCGAAATATCCGGGTGGGACGTCATGCGCTCGCTCCGGCAGTCGTCCGACGTGCCGGTGATCATGCTCACCGCCCGCGACGACCCCGTCGACAAAGTGGTCGGCCTCGAGCTGGGCGCCGACGACTACGTGGTCAAGCCCTTCGAGCCGAAGGAGCTGCTTGCGCGTGTTCGCGCCATCCTGCGACGGGCGCGTCCCGCCGAGCCGCGGGCGCCGCTCACGCTCGGCCCGCTCTTCATCGACCCCAGCCGCCACGAGGTGCGACTGGGGGAGCGACGCGTCCACCTCACTCCCACCGAGTTCGCCATTCTCCACACGATGGCCCGCCACCCCGGCGTCGTCTACACGCGCCTGCAACTGCTGGAGGCGGTGCAGGGCGACAGCTACGAGGGGTACGAGCGCGCCATCGACAGCCACATAAAGAACCTGCGGCAGAAACTGGAGCCCGACCCGCGCCGCCCGAAGTACGTGGTAACGGTGCACGGCGTCGGCTACCGACTGGAGGCGGGAGATGCTTCGTAG
- a CDS encoding DUF2680 domain-containing protein — protein sequence MGKRLAVVGGAIAAVAVGVLLFGTVFAAGPGPNAGNGVDIGGRDIPVAVASELTGLTEEQLLAELEGGTTIPALLEEKGIDLSVFHQEVAEARQAAVDAAVAAGTLTQEQAQRMLERMEQNQASPGPHGPQYGEGRQLGECDGDGEQHRYGSASVAAAGKSWGEPGEGTGPGLEHRYGGSTR from the coding sequence ATGGGAAAGAGACTGGCTGTAGTGGGCGGCGCGATCGCGGCGGTGGCCGTGGGCGTCTTGCTCTTCGGGACGGTGTTCGCGGCCGGGCCGGGACCCAACGCGGGCAACGGGGTCGACATCGGCGGGAGGGACATACCGGTGGCCGTGGCGTCGGAGCTGACGGGGCTAACGGAGGAGCAACTGCTCGCCGAGCTCGAAGGCGGCACGACTATCCCGGCGCTGCTGGAGGAGAAGGGGATCGACCTTTCGGTCTTCCACCAGGAGGTAGCGGAGGCGCGCCAGGCGGCGGTAGACGCGGCGGTGGCGGCAGGCACGCTCACGCAGGAGCAGGCGCAGCGCATGCTGGAGCGCATGGAGCAGAACCAGGCCTCGCCGGGCCCGCACGGACCGCAGTACGGTGAAGGCCGGCAGCTCGGCGAGTGCGACGGCGACGGCGAGCAGCACCGCTACGGCTCCGCTTCGGTTGCGGCGGCTGGCAAGAGCTGGGGTGAGCCTGGCGAAGGCACGGGCCCCGGCCTCGAGCACCGCTACGGCGGCTCGACCCGGTAG
- a CDS encoding alpha/beta hydrolase, translating into MRGYPKVGCFRRLLLPALSIALALLAAAPAAGADGQRYRDEVFDSVLVTSDIAYGEAIDEHGELETLYLDLYEPEGDAATGRPALVWIHGGGFTGGDKADSLHVEIATRFAKRGYVAASINYRLREGEYFEPNDPELPLAIADAQHDAQAAVRWLRANAASYRIDPGRIAVGGSSAGAVTSLYVTYNSSDPGDSGNPGYPSDVSAGVSVSGAMAPLLIEAGEPPAMMVHGVEDTRVPYDLALQVVARAQAVGVTVEFHPLDGIGHGVWTLYKEPVIAWMSDFLYRQVASPPVGGLAEPAALPAECETSVPFAPIAAAAGLGGGLLLAVASVALHKRLFRSS; encoded by the coding sequence ATGCGGGGGTACCCCAAAGTGGGCTGTTTTCGCCGTCTTCTTTTGCCTGCGCTATCGATTGCGCTGGCGCTGCTCGCAGCCGCGCCTGCCGCCGGCGCCGACGGGCAGCGGTACCGCGATGAGGTTTTCGACTCCGTGCTCGTCACGAGCGATATCGCGTACGGCGAGGCGATCGACGAGCACGGCGAGCTCGAGACGCTCTACCTCGATCTGTACGAGCCGGAGGGCGACGCGGCGACGGGGCGCCCCGCGCTCGTCTGGATTCACGGCGGCGGCTTCACTGGCGGCGACAAGGCGGACTCGCTGCACGTCGAGATTGCGACCCGCTTCGCAAAACGCGGTTACGTGGCGGCGTCGATCAACTACCGTCTGCGCGAGGGCGAATACTTCGAGCCGAACGACCCGGAGCTGCCGCTGGCCATCGCCGACGCGCAGCACGACGCCCAGGCAGCCGTGCGCTGGCTGAGGGCGAACGCCGCCTCCTACCGGATCGACCCCGGGCGCATCGCCGTCGGCGGCAGCTCGGCGGGGGCCGTCACCTCCCTCTACGTCACGTACAACTCGAGCGACCCCGGCGACAGCGGGAACCCCGGCTACCCGTCAGATGTTTCCGCGGGCGTCTCCGTCTCCGGCGCCATGGCCCCGCTGCTGATCGAGGCGGGGGAGCCGCCGGCGATGATGGTGCACGGCGTCGAAGACACGCGCGTCCCCTACGACCTAGCGCTTCAGGTGGTGGCGCGGGCGCAGGCGGTTGGGGTTACAGTGGAGTTCCACCCGCTGGATGGCATTGGGCACGGCGTGTGGACGCTGTACAAGGAGCCCGTCATCGCCTGGATGTCCGACTTCCTCTACCGGCAGGTCGCGTCACCCCCCGTCGGGGGCTTGGCGGAGCCGGCAGCGCTGCCGGCGGAGTGCGAAACATCGGTGCCGTTCGCGCCGATCGCCGCTGCCGCGGGGCTCGGCGGAGGCCTGCTCCTTGCCGTCGCATCCGTTGCCTTGCACAAACGGCTGTTTCGCTCCTCCTGA